In Desulfovibrio sp. 86, the following proteins share a genomic window:
- a CDS encoding lactate utilization protein, which translates to MPPVNQELVEAFAAKAAAVSAVVQEVPTMAAALQYVVDVCASKAPAEILADEPGTAQGPLSPNNVPTRLQRVVAAPELNDADFAVLAAACEEKGFLCIREGLRNYLAGIDVGLSTGIVGVAASATCLLNTDNEDVRLAGMISEVSMILLHKSDIYPDLPSIAQILRERMSAAPATYTTLVTGPSRTADIERVAAVGVHGPLELHVILLED; encoded by the coding sequence ATGCCCCCTGTAAACCAGGAACTGGTCGAAGCTTTCGCCGCCAAGGCCGCAGCGGTCAGCGCAGTGGTGCAGGAAGTGCCCACCATGGCCGCGGCCCTGCAATATGTTGTGGACGTTTGCGCCAGCAAGGCTCCTGCTGAAATCCTGGCTGACGAGCCCGGCACAGCCCAGGGCCCTCTGAGCCCCAACAATGTTCCCACCCGCCTGCAGCGGGTGGTCGCCGCCCCCGAACTCAATGACGCGGATTTCGCCGTTCTGGCTGCCGCCTGTGAGGAAAAGGGCTTTCTCTGCATCCGCGAAGGACTGCGCAACTATCTTGCGGGCATCGATGTGGGTCTGTCCACGGGCATCGTGGGCGTGGCCGCCAGCGCCACCTGTCTGCTGAACACCGACAATGAGGACGTGCGCCTGGCGGGCATGATTTCCGAAGTGTCCATGATACTTCTGCACAAGTCCGACATCTACCCCGATCTGCCGTCCATCGCGCAGATTCTGCGCGAGCGCATGAGTGCAGCGCCTGCTACCTACACCACCCTGGTGACGGGGCCCAGCCGTACGGCTGACATCGAACGTGTGGCTGCCGTGGGCGTACATGGCCCGCTGGAACTCCACGTCATTCTTCTGGAGGACTAA